One genomic segment of Deltaproteobacteria bacterium IMCC39524 includes these proteins:
- a CDS encoding metalloregulator ArsR/SmtB family transcription factor, with product MEKDTCQVNVINKDKVELAQKSMPDSTTLAETAEVFSLLGDLSRIRIVQALSTTELCVCDLAAILETSSSAVSHQLRLLRTKGIVRFRREGKIAYYSLADEHVHQLLSQMIEHIQEC from the coding sequence ATGGAAAAAGACACCTGCCAAGTCAACGTTATAAACAAAGACAAAGTCGAGCTAGCACAAAAAAGCATGCCAGATTCTACAACTCTGGCTGAAACAGCAGAGGTCTTCAGTCTGCTTGGGGATCTTTCTCGTATCCGCATCGTTCAGGCCTTGAGTACAACAGAATTGTGTGTCTGTGACCTAGCAGCCATTCTGGAAACATCATCCTCGGCGGTTTCTCACCAACTCAGACTATTGCGTACCAAAGGCATTGTGCGCTTTCGCCGGGAGGGGAAAATAGCCTATTACTCGCTGGCTGATGAGCATGTACATCAGCTTCTTTCGCAAATGATCGAGCATATACAAGAATGCTAG
- a CDS encoding 4Fe-4S binding protein: protein MGTHFITDECTNCAACAPVCPVEAISEQGEVHEIEMETCTDCGECDDVCPVDAIKWQ from the coding sequence ATGGGAACTCATTTCATTACTGACGAATGCACAAATTGCGCAGCATGTGCGCCGGTATGTCCTGTTGAAGCAATCAGCGAGCAGGGTGAGGTGCACGAGATCGAGATGGAGACCTGTACCGATTGCGGTGAATGCGATGATGTTTGTCCGGTCGATGCTATCAAGTGGCAGTAA
- a CDS encoding DUF3793 family protein, translating into MHWSTFIIKQTDEKKCLASFLAWQAAEVVAQAKPANLINILDRELACGRNMSSLWEKHKTSVLKDSKVLGLELKQKNDRRLVLIYNPVELEKVLFRRPVQKALKQLGYEYENVDEALRHLQKKMQGAGFPHEIGFFLGYPIKDVYGFMGLCDLPVSGNGSWKMYGKVESSLAVLNEHIAAREVVIDALCTGDNPMALIKKAA; encoded by the coding sequence TTGCATTGGTCTACTTTCATCATAAAGCAAACAGACGAAAAGAAATGCCTAGCATCTTTTCTTGCCTGGCAAGCTGCTGAAGTGGTTGCCCAAGCCAAACCGGCCAATCTTATCAATATTCTCGACCGTGAACTGGCTTGCGGACGCAACATGTCGTCTCTTTGGGAGAAACACAAAACATCAGTCCTGAAAGACTCAAAAGTTTTAGGCCTGGAGTTAAAACAAAAGAATGATCGACGGCTTGTCTTGATCTATAACCCAGTAGAGTTGGAAAAGGTTTTGTTTAGGAGACCAGTACAAAAAGCGCTAAAGCAGTTGGGCTACGAATATGAAAATGTCGATGAGGCACTTCGTCATCTTCAAAAGAAAATGCAAGGAGCTGGTTTTCCACACGAGATAGGATTTTTTCTAGGCTATCCCATCAAAGACGTTTACGGCTTCATGGGTTTATGTGATTTACCTGTCTCCGGGAACGGCTCCTGGAAAATGTATGGGAAAGTAGAATCTAGTCTGGCTGTATTGAATGAGCATATTGCCGCGCGTGAGGTCGTGATTGATGCGCTATGTACAGGTGACAATCCTATGGCCCTCATAAAAAAAGCGGCCTGA
- a CDS encoding extracellular solute-binding protein produces MKFIKYLVTSLVLAVFVVGPSLAFADEIVVYSARKEHLIKPLFDEYTKQTGTKINFVTDKAGPLLQRLKAEGKNTKADLLITVDAGNLWHAANEGLLQAVDSEVLKKNVPLNLRDKNNQWFGLSKRARTIVYSTERVAPKELSSYAALGDEKFKGRLLLRTSKKVYNQSLVAMMIAEYGEEKTEQTVRSWIANLAADPFSNDTKTMEGIIAGQGDVAIVNTYYFGRLLRKNPDLKLALFWPNQNQAGSGVHVNVSGAGVTKYAQNKEAAIKFLEWLSGKQAQNLFADANLEYPVNPEVSPNKEVAAWGTFTESPFNLTQAGALQSQAIRLMDRAGYR; encoded by the coding sequence ATGAAGTTTATTAAGTACCTTGTGACATCCTTAGTTTTAGCTGTTTTTGTTGTAGGCCCTTCTCTAGCTTTTGCTGATGAAATCGTAGTCTATTCAGCTCGTAAAGAGCACCTCATCAAACCGCTCTTCGATGAGTACACAAAACAAACAGGAACTAAGATTAACTTTGTCACTGATAAGGCAGGTCCTTTGCTCCAGCGCCTTAAGGCAGAAGGTAAAAATACTAAGGCAGACCTGCTAATCACTGTTGATGCTGGCAACCTCTGGCACGCAGCGAATGAAGGATTATTGCAGGCTGTTGATTCGGAAGTCCTCAAAAAAAACGTCCCACTCAACCTACGAGACAAGAACAATCAATGGTTCGGCCTTTCAAAACGTGCCCGCACAATCGTCTATAGCACTGAACGCGTTGCGCCTAAAGAATTGTCGAGCTACGCCGCGTTAGGTGATGAGAAGTTCAAAGGCAGGCTCCTCCTGCGAACCTCTAAGAAGGTTTACAATCAGTCTTTAGTCGCGATGATGATTGCAGAATATGGAGAAGAAAAAACAGAACAAACTGTTCGCTCATGGATCGCAAATCTAGCAGCCGATCCGTTCTCAAACGATACTAAAACCATGGAAGGAATAATAGCTGGTCAAGGTGACGTTGCCATCGTCAACACCTACTACTTTGGGCGTCTGTTGCGTAAAAACCCCGACCTAAAGCTGGCACTCTTTTGGCCGAACCAAAACCAAGCTGGCAGTGGTGTCCATGTTAATGTCTCAGGAGCAGGCGTAACAAAATATGCGCAAAATAAAGAAGCAGCCATCAAGTTCCTTGAATGGCTTTCTGGTAAGCAAGCTCAAAACCTGTTTGCCGATGCCAATCTGGAATATCCAGTTAACCCAGAGGTCTCCCCAAACAAGGAAGTCGCCGCTTGGGGCACATTCACAGAAAGCCCTTTCAACTTGACGCAAGCGGGTGCTTTGCAATCACAGGCAATCCGCCTGATGGATCGTGCAGGATATCGGTAA
- a CDS encoding helix-turn-helix transcriptional regulator, whose translation MGYQGSCRRYRMVGQQLKNARHKINLHPSVIASFLGYTDPSIIFNIENGDVRVPLKDLPQLAKVLKLPLYRLHIIVEGYYPGFSSKASEIVGKTIEPLPEDKFSVAIVLSAIEQQSQIM comes from the coding sequence ATGGGCTACCAGGGTTCTTGTCGTCGATACCGCATGGTTGGTCAACAACTCAAAAACGCAAGGCACAAAATTAACCTTCACCCAAGTGTCATCGCAAGCTTTCTTGGCTACACTGACCCTAGCATCATTTTTAATATTGAAAATGGTGATGTTAGGGTTCCACTTAAAGACCTCCCTCAGTTGGCAAAAGTTTTAAAACTACCTCTCTATAGACTCCACATTATTGTAGAAGGCTATTACCCAGGCTTTTCAAGTAAGGCTAGTGAAATAGTTGGCAAGACGATTGAGCCTCTCCCAGAGGATAAATTTTCCGTGGCTATTGTCTTGTCGGCCATCGAACAACAATCACAGATTATGTAA
- a CDS encoding VOC family protein: MAFLGVKAVALPVIDVARADSFYGKVLGLPAANHPGEPYGYLLGETILLLKQDWYAEPSSEPSPRITLQVDDARTLVKTLKERGVTISDDVEPTKTGFVGSFLDSEGNKLWFCSYN, from the coding sequence ATGGCGTTTCTAGGTGTCAAGGCAGTTGCTCTGCCCGTAATTGACGTAGCAAGAGCAGACAGCTTTTACGGCAAGGTGCTCGGCCTGCCTGCCGCCAACCACCCTGGAGAACCCTACGGATACCTTCTCGGCGAGACGATCTTATTGCTCAAGCAGGATTGGTATGCGGAGCCGAGTTCGGAGCCTAGTCCACGGATTACCTTACAAGTGGATGATGCCCGCACTCTTGTAAAGACGCTCAAAGAGCGCGGTGTAACTATTTCCGATGATGTGGAACCAACCAAAACTGGATTTGTCGGAAGTTTCCTGGACAGTGAAGGTAACAAACTTTGGTTTTGTTCCTATAACTAA
- a CDS encoding YbhB/YbcL family Raf kinase inhibitor-like protein codes for MTVPFSYNTYDSLPEAPLFDVTSTDIEDGGTMPPPQLSKAFGVDGGEDISPSLSWSGFPEGTKSFVVTCYDPDAPTVSGFWHWTVYNIPASITSLVTGAGNPDGLLLPEGAKMLKSDAGFAGFCGAAPPPGHGKHRYVFCVSALPVETLPIDAETTPAVCQFNMFGVGVLGRAFLTAYFGR; via the coding sequence ATGACTGTACCCTTTAGCTACAATACCTATGACTCACTACCTGAAGCTCCATTATTTGACGTTACTTCTACAGATATTGAGGATGGTGGCACTATGCCGCCACCGCAATTAAGTAAGGCGTTCGGTGTTGATGGCGGTGAAGACATCTCACCCTCGCTCAGTTGGTCAGGCTTTCCAGAAGGCACAAAATCCTTTGTAGTAACCTGCTACGATCCAGATGCCCCAACGGTGAGTGGTTTCTGGCACTGGACTGTTTACAATATACCCGCCTCTATCACCTCTTTAGTCACTGGCGCAGGTAACCCTGACGGCTTGTTGCTTCCTGAAGGCGCAAAAATGCTAAAAAGTGATGCAGGTTTTGCCGGCTTCTGTGGAGCAGCACCACCGCCCGGGCACGGCAAGCATCGTTATGTTTTCTGCGTTTCTGCCTTACCAGTTGAGACACTACCAATTGATGCTGAGACCACACCTGCTGTTTGCCAATTTAATATGTTTGGTGTGGGTGTATTAGGTAGGGCCTTTTTAACAGCATACTTTGGGCGTTGA